In Doryrhamphus excisus isolate RoL2022-K1 chromosome 7, RoL_Dexc_1.0, whole genome shotgun sequence, one genomic interval encodes:
- the ggnbp2 gene encoding gametogenetin-binding protein 2 isoform X3, translated as MARLVAVCRENEEDYPFLARQIPLYIDDVWTMVMEFAESGMDMDKHVISTSHWKQFAEGRHKLMEQDLTMALTVPSRALYRALSQMVPCVGCRRSVERLFSHLAESGTPALEPLTVKPTGMLSVTRACLADIRKLYSLFYIQGSKLNDVINAIPKSKKSNRCQLHSLDTNKLRPLGGSWMDVWERMSQECRDEVVLVDSACLLETLETHLQKHMFCTECKNKVLRAYNILVGEVDSSEEKDYCAALYEGLCCCPRERHIHVCYETDFIAHLLSRAESEFAGGYEERHAKTIDIAQEEVLTCLGIYLYERLHRIWQKLRAEEQTWQILYHLGIDELRKSFEMAVEKIQGFSRLEQFVEEQSEKERAKQLKQEKKRQKRKIRRKNKCGLDNQEEELKEECHKEASLEAGEHCCNACGGHDEGPSICEENSSANASASPSCPGKRDLTSHSTGSDCGYSSSIEGSDNSSREGSDIACSEGLCNHDERGLTCETNEHHYAENREEEATDSCVDCWPQPEEKPQCKSKKKKRKGNSLCKNQGYKRGDCASGGKMNHSAPSSHVRQSQPLKSSSCCDETQDSFALDLPWMVHGRNLSLNAKHPEANMSLMDLLDDSEVTSDEENCLTQDEIQSFLKRHQLFYNNRHKYRQHLKEKFTSYCCAAEGKTVCGNWFATTSVN; from the exons ATGGCACGTCTGGTAGCTGTTTGCAGGGAAAATGAGGAGGACTACCCTTTTCTTGCCAGACAGATCCCTCTGTATATCGATGACGTTTGGACG ATGGTGATGGAGTTTGCTGAGAGTGGCATGGATATGGACAAACATGTAATTAGTACTTCCCATTGGAAACAATTTGCAGAG GGTCGCCACAAGTTGATGGAGCAGGACCTGACGATGGCCCTGACGGTGCCATCAAGGGCGTTGTACAGGGCCTTATCCCAGATGGTGCCGTGCGTGGGCTGCAGACGCAGTGTGGAGCGCCTCTTCTCCCATTTAGCGGAGTCGGGGACCCCGGCTTTGGAGCCGCTCACAGTGAAGCCCACAGGAATGCTGTCTGTCACCAGGGCTTGTTTAGCAGATATCAGGAAGCTATACAGCCTCTTCTACATCCAAGG gtcAAAGTTGAACGATGTGATTAACGCCATTCCCAAAAGTAAAAAGAGCAACCGATGTCAGTTACACTCCTTGGACACGAACAAACTCAGACCTTTGGG AGGGAGCTGGATGGACGTGTGGGAGCGGATGTCTCAGGAGTGCCGAGATGAGGTGGTGCTGGTCGACAGTGCCTGTCTTTTGGAGACGCTGGAGACGCACTTGCAAAAACACAT GTTTTGCACCGAGTGTAAGAATAAAGTGCTGAGGGCATATAACATCCTGGTTGGGGAGGTGGACAGCAGTGAAGAGAAGGACTATTGCGCTGCGTTGTATGAGGGACTGTGCTGCTGCCCTCGCGAGCGCCACATCCACGTGTGCTATGAGACTGACTTCATCGCTCATCTCCTCAGTCGAGCTGAGTCGGAGTTTGCCGGAGGCTATGA GGAGAGACATGCCAAGACCATTGACATTGCACAAGAAGAAGTCCTGACTTGTTTGGGCATTTATCTCTATGAGCGACTGCACCGAATCTGGCAGAAACTCCGAGCAGAAGAGCAGACGTGGCAGATATTGTACCATCTGGGCATTGATGAACTGCGCAAAAGCTTTGAG ATGGCAGTGGAGAAGATTCAGGGGTTCAGTCGGCTTGAGCAGTTTGTGGAGGAGCAGTCCGAGAAGGAAAGAGCCAAACAGCTGAAGCAGgagaaaaagagacaaaaacgGAAAATTCGACGCAAAAACAAGTGTGGCCTTGACAACCAGGAAGAAGAGCTCAAGGAAGAGTGTCACAAGGAG GCTTCTCTTGAGGCTGGGGAGCATTGTTGCAATGCGTGTGGGGGCCATGACGAGGGGCCGTCAATCTGCGAGGAGAACAGTTCTGCCAATGCAAGCGCATCCCCAAGCTGTCCAGGAAAACGAG ATTTGACTTCCCACAGCACCGGTAGCGATTGTGGCTACTCCTCAAGCATCGAGGGCAGTGACAACAGCTCACGGGAAGGTTCGGATATCGCTTGCTCCGAGGGGCTCTGCAACCACGATGAAAGAGGTCTGACAT GTGAGACAAACGAACACCACTATGCCGAAAACAGAGAAGAGGAGGCCACGGACAGCTGTGTTGACTGCTGGCCACAGCCCGAGGAAAAGCCGCAATGCAAgagtaaaaagaagaaaagaaagggGAATAGCTTATGTAAGAATCAG GGATACAAACGTGGAGACTGTGCCTCAGGGGGGAAGATGAATCACAGTGCGCCATCATCTCACGTACGCCAAAGCCAACCTCTAAAGTCCTCCTCATGCTGTGATGAGACACAAGATAGTTTTGCACTAGACTTGCCATGGATGGTACATGGGAGGAACCTCAGCCTTAATGCAAAACACCCAGAGGCCAACATGAGTCTAATGGACCTCCTG GATGACTCGGAAGTGACGTCAGACGAGGAGAACTGTCTCACCCAGGATGAAATTCAGTCATTTCTCAAAAGACATCAGCTGTTCTACAACAACCGTCACAAGTACCGACAGCACCTCAAGGAGAAGTTCACCAGCTACTGCTGCGCAGCCGAGGGAAAGACCGTCTGTGGCAACTGGTTTGCCACCACCAGTGTGAATTAA
- the ggnbp2 gene encoding gametogenetin-binding protein 2 isoform X2, with protein MLTSESHLEVEKNIMARLVAVCRENEEDYPFLARQIPLYIDDVWTMVMEFAESGMDMDKHVISTSHWKQFAEGRHKLMEQDLTMALTVPSRALYRALSQMVPCVGCRRSVERLFSHLAESGTPALEPLTVKPTGMLSVTRACLADIRKLYSLFYIQGSKLNDVINAIPKSKKSNRCQLHSLDTNKLRPLGGSWMDVWERMSQECRDEVVLVDSACLLETLETHLQKHMFCTECKNKVLRAYNILVGEVDSSEEKDYCAALYEGLCCCPRERHIHVCYETDFIAHLLSRAESEFAGGYEERHAKTIDIAQEEVLTCLGIYLYERLHRIWQKLRAEEQTWQILYHLGIDELRKSFEMAVEKIQGFSRLEQFVEEQSEKERAKQLKQEKKRQKRKIRRKNKCGLDNQEEELKEECHKEASLEAGEHCCNACGGHDEGPSICEENSSANASASPSCPGKRDLTSHSTGSDCGYSSSIEGSDNSSREGSDIACSEGLCNHDERGETNEHHYAENREEEATDSCVDCWPQPEEKPQCKSKKKKRKGNSLCKNQGYKRGDCASGGKMNHSAPSSHVRQSQPLKSSSCCDETQDSFALDLPWMVHGRNLSLNAKHPEANMSLMDLLDDSEVTSDEENCLTQDEIQSFLKRHQLFYNNRHKYRQHLKEKFTSYCCAAEGKTVCGNWFATTSVN; from the exons ATGCTAAcaa GTGAGTCTCATTTGGAAGTGGAGAAGAACATCATGGCACGTCTGGTAGCTGTTTGCAGGGAAAATGAGGAGGACTACCCTTTTCTTGCCAGACAGATCCCTCTGTATATCGATGACGTTTGGACG ATGGTGATGGAGTTTGCTGAGAGTGGCATGGATATGGACAAACATGTAATTAGTACTTCCCATTGGAAACAATTTGCAGAG GGTCGCCACAAGTTGATGGAGCAGGACCTGACGATGGCCCTGACGGTGCCATCAAGGGCGTTGTACAGGGCCTTATCCCAGATGGTGCCGTGCGTGGGCTGCAGACGCAGTGTGGAGCGCCTCTTCTCCCATTTAGCGGAGTCGGGGACCCCGGCTTTGGAGCCGCTCACAGTGAAGCCCACAGGAATGCTGTCTGTCACCAGGGCTTGTTTAGCAGATATCAGGAAGCTATACAGCCTCTTCTACATCCAAGG gtcAAAGTTGAACGATGTGATTAACGCCATTCCCAAAAGTAAAAAGAGCAACCGATGTCAGTTACACTCCTTGGACACGAACAAACTCAGACCTTTGGG AGGGAGCTGGATGGACGTGTGGGAGCGGATGTCTCAGGAGTGCCGAGATGAGGTGGTGCTGGTCGACAGTGCCTGTCTTTTGGAGACGCTGGAGACGCACTTGCAAAAACACAT GTTTTGCACCGAGTGTAAGAATAAAGTGCTGAGGGCATATAACATCCTGGTTGGGGAGGTGGACAGCAGTGAAGAGAAGGACTATTGCGCTGCGTTGTATGAGGGACTGTGCTGCTGCCCTCGCGAGCGCCACATCCACGTGTGCTATGAGACTGACTTCATCGCTCATCTCCTCAGTCGAGCTGAGTCGGAGTTTGCCGGAGGCTATGA GGAGAGACATGCCAAGACCATTGACATTGCACAAGAAGAAGTCCTGACTTGTTTGGGCATTTATCTCTATGAGCGACTGCACCGAATCTGGCAGAAACTCCGAGCAGAAGAGCAGACGTGGCAGATATTGTACCATCTGGGCATTGATGAACTGCGCAAAAGCTTTGAG ATGGCAGTGGAGAAGATTCAGGGGTTCAGTCGGCTTGAGCAGTTTGTGGAGGAGCAGTCCGAGAAGGAAAGAGCCAAACAGCTGAAGCAGgagaaaaagagacaaaaacgGAAAATTCGACGCAAAAACAAGTGTGGCCTTGACAACCAGGAAGAAGAGCTCAAGGAAGAGTGTCACAAGGAG GCTTCTCTTGAGGCTGGGGAGCATTGTTGCAATGCGTGTGGGGGCCATGACGAGGGGCCGTCAATCTGCGAGGAGAACAGTTCTGCCAATGCAAGCGCATCCCCAAGCTGTCCAGGAAAACGAG ATTTGACTTCCCACAGCACCGGTAGCGATTGTGGCTACTCCTCAAGCATCGAGGGCAGTGACAACAGCTCACGGGAAGGTTCGGATATCGCTTGCTCCGAGGGGCTCTGCAACCACGATGAAAGAG GTGAGACAAACGAACACCACTATGCCGAAAACAGAGAAGAGGAGGCCACGGACAGCTGTGTTGACTGCTGGCCACAGCCCGAGGAAAAGCCGCAATGCAAgagtaaaaagaagaaaagaaagggGAATAGCTTATGTAAGAATCAG GGATACAAACGTGGAGACTGTGCCTCAGGGGGGAAGATGAATCACAGTGCGCCATCATCTCACGTACGCCAAAGCCAACCTCTAAAGTCCTCCTCATGCTGTGATGAGACACAAGATAGTTTTGCACTAGACTTGCCATGGATGGTACATGGGAGGAACCTCAGCCTTAATGCAAAACACCCAGAGGCCAACATGAGTCTAATGGACCTCCTG GATGACTCGGAAGTGACGTCAGACGAGGAGAACTGTCTCACCCAGGATGAAATTCAGTCATTTCTCAAAAGACATCAGCTGTTCTACAACAACCGTCACAAGTACCGACAGCACCTCAAGGAGAAGTTCACCAGCTACTGCTGCGCAGCCGAGGGAAAGACCGTCTGTGGCAACTGGTTTGCCACCACCAGTGTGAATTAA
- the ggnbp2 gene encoding gametogenetin-binding protein 2 isoform X1: protein MLTSESHLEVEKNIMARLVAVCRENEEDYPFLARQIPLYIDDVWTMVMEFAESGMDMDKHVISTSHWKQFAEGRHKLMEQDLTMALTVPSRALYRALSQMVPCVGCRRSVERLFSHLAESGTPALEPLTVKPTGMLSVTRACLADIRKLYSLFYIQGSKLNDVINAIPKSKKSNRCQLHSLDTNKLRPLGGSWMDVWERMSQECRDEVVLVDSACLLETLETHLQKHMFCTECKNKVLRAYNILVGEVDSSEEKDYCAALYEGLCCCPRERHIHVCYETDFIAHLLSRAESEFAGGYEERHAKTIDIAQEEVLTCLGIYLYERLHRIWQKLRAEEQTWQILYHLGIDELRKSFEMAVEKIQGFSRLEQFVEEQSEKERAKQLKQEKKRQKRKIRRKNKCGLDNQEEELKEECHKEASLEAGEHCCNACGGHDEGPSICEENSSANASASPSCPGKRDLTSHSTGSDCGYSSSIEGSDNSSREGSDIACSEGLCNHDERGLTCETNEHHYAENREEEATDSCVDCWPQPEEKPQCKSKKKKRKGNSLCKNQGYKRGDCASGGKMNHSAPSSHVRQSQPLKSSSCCDETQDSFALDLPWMVHGRNLSLNAKHPEANMSLMDLLDDSEVTSDEENCLTQDEIQSFLKRHQLFYNNRHKYRQHLKEKFTSYCCAAEGKTVCGNWFATTSVN, encoded by the exons ATGCTAAcaa GTGAGTCTCATTTGGAAGTGGAGAAGAACATCATGGCACGTCTGGTAGCTGTTTGCAGGGAAAATGAGGAGGACTACCCTTTTCTTGCCAGACAGATCCCTCTGTATATCGATGACGTTTGGACG ATGGTGATGGAGTTTGCTGAGAGTGGCATGGATATGGACAAACATGTAATTAGTACTTCCCATTGGAAACAATTTGCAGAG GGTCGCCACAAGTTGATGGAGCAGGACCTGACGATGGCCCTGACGGTGCCATCAAGGGCGTTGTACAGGGCCTTATCCCAGATGGTGCCGTGCGTGGGCTGCAGACGCAGTGTGGAGCGCCTCTTCTCCCATTTAGCGGAGTCGGGGACCCCGGCTTTGGAGCCGCTCACAGTGAAGCCCACAGGAATGCTGTCTGTCACCAGGGCTTGTTTAGCAGATATCAGGAAGCTATACAGCCTCTTCTACATCCAAGG gtcAAAGTTGAACGATGTGATTAACGCCATTCCCAAAAGTAAAAAGAGCAACCGATGTCAGTTACACTCCTTGGACACGAACAAACTCAGACCTTTGGG AGGGAGCTGGATGGACGTGTGGGAGCGGATGTCTCAGGAGTGCCGAGATGAGGTGGTGCTGGTCGACAGTGCCTGTCTTTTGGAGACGCTGGAGACGCACTTGCAAAAACACAT GTTTTGCACCGAGTGTAAGAATAAAGTGCTGAGGGCATATAACATCCTGGTTGGGGAGGTGGACAGCAGTGAAGAGAAGGACTATTGCGCTGCGTTGTATGAGGGACTGTGCTGCTGCCCTCGCGAGCGCCACATCCACGTGTGCTATGAGACTGACTTCATCGCTCATCTCCTCAGTCGAGCTGAGTCGGAGTTTGCCGGAGGCTATGA GGAGAGACATGCCAAGACCATTGACATTGCACAAGAAGAAGTCCTGACTTGTTTGGGCATTTATCTCTATGAGCGACTGCACCGAATCTGGCAGAAACTCCGAGCAGAAGAGCAGACGTGGCAGATATTGTACCATCTGGGCATTGATGAACTGCGCAAAAGCTTTGAG ATGGCAGTGGAGAAGATTCAGGGGTTCAGTCGGCTTGAGCAGTTTGTGGAGGAGCAGTCCGAGAAGGAAAGAGCCAAACAGCTGAAGCAGgagaaaaagagacaaaaacgGAAAATTCGACGCAAAAACAAGTGTGGCCTTGACAACCAGGAAGAAGAGCTCAAGGAAGAGTGTCACAAGGAG GCTTCTCTTGAGGCTGGGGAGCATTGTTGCAATGCGTGTGGGGGCCATGACGAGGGGCCGTCAATCTGCGAGGAGAACAGTTCTGCCAATGCAAGCGCATCCCCAAGCTGTCCAGGAAAACGAG ATTTGACTTCCCACAGCACCGGTAGCGATTGTGGCTACTCCTCAAGCATCGAGGGCAGTGACAACAGCTCACGGGAAGGTTCGGATATCGCTTGCTCCGAGGGGCTCTGCAACCACGATGAAAGAGGTCTGACAT GTGAGACAAACGAACACCACTATGCCGAAAACAGAGAAGAGGAGGCCACGGACAGCTGTGTTGACTGCTGGCCACAGCCCGAGGAAAAGCCGCAATGCAAgagtaaaaagaagaaaagaaagggGAATAGCTTATGTAAGAATCAG GGATACAAACGTGGAGACTGTGCCTCAGGGGGGAAGATGAATCACAGTGCGCCATCATCTCACGTACGCCAAAGCCAACCTCTAAAGTCCTCCTCATGCTGTGATGAGACACAAGATAGTTTTGCACTAGACTTGCCATGGATGGTACATGGGAGGAACCTCAGCCTTAATGCAAAACACCCAGAGGCCAACATGAGTCTAATGGACCTCCTG GATGACTCGGAAGTGACGTCAGACGAGGAGAACTGTCTCACCCAGGATGAAATTCAGTCATTTCTCAAAAGACATCAGCTGTTCTACAACAACCGTCACAAGTACCGACAGCACCTCAAGGAGAAGTTCACCAGCTACTGCTGCGCAGCCGAGGGAAAGACCGTCTGTGGCAACTGGTTTGCCACCACCAGTGTGAATTAA
- the LOC131132579 gene encoding phosphatidylinositol-glycan biosynthesis class W protein-like, whose product MSEKELKEAFVSNLNGTTLQEVVVGSFLTPLCILNRALILILHHQAKGSLPLPFPPISHLLLDFSALVLPLVLSCTVLSDVLLQVVLSFTFVLSCALCRVCRTERRTALSAFVGGTVHFKQVPFVTIFRVMVNVQTAISILAVDFRVFPRRYAKTETYGTGVMDFGVGAFVLANGLVCPEARGRNVSGSKVKHISKQLLSVWPLVLLGVARLVFVKLRNYQEHVTEYGVHWNFFFTLAIVRVVTKMLLVVVPARRSWVLCLLISGVYQCVLETTGLKAFIMHNDDRGKDFLHANKEGIFSTAGYVAVYMAGVQIGCYVMQPRSHVRDWLKAVFNLLVATWLLFAALCTCQTIVEPVSRRLANLPFCLWSVAQSLLFLSCIALADVIVLFSQTTSGCRFVPSSWNSNLDSREKKEEMENLCLIQAVDKNQMLFFLLANLLTIFANISVDTLACSTLFSVCFLLSFMFMNCLGIYALHLLGIRVRF is encoded by the coding sequence ATGTCTGAGAAGGAACTGAAAGAAGCGTTTGTCAGTAATCTCAACGGAACTACTTTACAGGAAGTGGTCGTGGGCTCATTTCTCACCCCGCTCTGCATCCTCAATCGAGCGCTCATCCTGATCCTCCACCATCAGGCCAAGGGGAGTCTCCCTCTGCCGTTCCCACCCATTTCTCACCTGCTTCTCGATTTCTCAGCACTGGTCCTCCCCCTGGTGCTGTCATGCACCGTCCTGAGCGACGTTCTTCTTCAGGTGGTCTTGAGCTTCACCTTTGTGCTGTCATGCGCGCTTTGCCGCGTCTGCCGCACCGAACGCCGGACTGCTCTCAGCGCCTTCGTCGGCGGGACCGTTCACTTCAAACAAGTTCCCTTTGTGACCATCTTTCGAGTGATGGTGAACGTGCAAACAGCCATCAGTATTCTTGCCGTGGACTTTAGAGTCTTCCCAAGGCGATACGCTAAAACGGAAACGTACGGAACTGGCGTTATGGACTTCGGGGTTGGAGCGTTCGTCCTGGCCAACGGTCTGGTCTGCCCAGAAGCACGTGGCAGGAACGTGTCTGGATCCAAGGTGAAACATATCTCCAAGCAGCTCCTGTCTGTGTGGCCTCTGGTTCTCCTCGGTGTGGCGCGACTTGTCTTTGTCAAACTGAGGAACTACCAAGAACATGTGACTGAATATGGCGTCCACTGGAACTTTTTCTTCACGCTGGCCATTGTCAGAGTCGTGACAAAAATGCTTTTGGTTGTTGTACCGGCAAGAAGGTCGTGGGTTTTGTGTCTTCTCATCAGTGGAGTGTATCAGTGTGTTTTGGAGACAACAGGCCTGAAGGCTTTCATCATGCACAACGATGACAGAGGAAAGGACTTCCTGCATGCTAACAAGGAGGGGATATTCTCTACAGCAGGTTATGTTGCCGTCTACATGGCAGGAGTGCAGATCGGATGCTACGTGATGCAGCCCAGATCCCACGTTAGAGACTGGCTCAAAGCCGTCTTCAACCTCCTCGTGGCGACTTGGCTCTTATTTGCTGCTTTGTGCACATGTCAGACTATTGTGGAGCCGGTGTCTCGCCGCTTGGCTAATTTACCGTTCTGCCTCTGGAGCGTGGCTCAATCGCTGCTTTTTCTATCCTGCATCGCTTTAGCCGATGTGATTGTACTCTTTTCACAGACGACCTCCGGCTGCCGCTTTGTACCGTCGTCGTGGAATTCAAATTTAGACTCCCGGGAAAAGAAAGAGGAGATGGAAAACTTGTGTCTCATTCAGGCTGTCGACAAGAATCAGATGTTATTTTTCTTGCTCGCAAACCTTTTGACAATATTCGCCAACATCTCGGTGGACACGCTTGCCTGCAGCACTTTGTTTTCCGTGTGCTTTTTATTGTCGTTCATGTTCATGAATTGCTTGGGAATATATGCTTTACACCTTCTTGGAATAAGAGTGCGATTCTAA